The following nucleotide sequence is from Alteromonas sp. V450.
CAGGAGTGTCGTCATGGAATGTCTAGTTTGCATGGACCAGCAAAGCAAGGATGAAAGAAGGACACGCTAACGGAATGGCAAAGCTGTAGCAGGATGTGCAGCAAAGAAGGATTAAGGGAAGGGAGCGTCAGCGGAGCCTGACAAGGACAGCCTCAGGATGAGGAACACTGCATGCAGGATGTGCAGTTAGAGAGGAAAAAAGGAAAGGGACCTACGCATGGACGTGTAGCTCGCACAGGAAGGTGCGAGAGTAGATGGAAAGGGGCGTATACGGATTTTAATCGGGAAGATTTTAGTCGCAAAGGATCGCGGAGAAGGATACTCAAAATTCCAAGAAAAAGGGGAGCCGGTAGGTTCCCCTTTTTTTTGAAATTTTCTCTAAACCGTGCGAATGCAGGAATGGCTGTTCCCTTTCAAATTCCCAGAATGAAACTAGGAAGCTTGCCAGACCTTCCCAAAGGGCGAGTCTAAAATGTTCGTACTCTTTGTTGTGTCACCTTGATGTAGAACCACTATACCTTCGGTAACACGCCGCGATTACGAACATTTTAACTCTCGCTAAGTGGGTGATAGTTTATGCCCACTGGTATTACACTCTATGTGGTGGTACTTCTGTTCGCACAACCTTAACACCTATTAATTCAACTTCTCCGGTATACCTGTCTTCGCCATTACTTGAAAATTCGAAGTTAAATACACTGTGCCAATCAGGCTTACCATACTTAAACGAAAATCGCGTTCTTGCTCTTGCTACACTCAGTAGCTGCAATCCGTGCTTATCGCAGTACTGCTTAAGGTAAGTGTTTGTTTGCTCGGAAATGGCTCGAATACGCCAAAACTGATAACCGGTAAACCCAATAACCATCCACACTACTAACTCAAGTAACGTCATCTACTTTCTCGCTTGTGCAAATAATTGGTGAAAAGCATTACTAAGAACTTGTGAATTGGCATTTGAACGCAGGAGTGTTAACACTTGTCTGCGTAACTTCGGAATTTGCACTAAATCTGAAAAGAACCCTGCGAATAAAGCACCTTGATGACCCTCTTTTTCGTCAACATTTGCGGCTTGTTCTAGAAAAGCGCTGAGCAGTAGTGGTTCCATTTGCTCGAAATGGCGGGCTGCGATAACGCTCAAAATATCAAGCCGCTGCGACTTTTCGCCTTTTAATAATTCGAGTAGTTTGTTATTGATGATCGGGTTAAAGGTACCGTCTGATGTTCCTCTTAGCGCCGCCAAGTTGATGTCATCACTTTTATCAATCTCAATTAAATACGCCGCTAATAAATTTTCAGGCAGAGAAATGCTTTCGCTCATCTCCATCAGGGTGTCAAGAAAAACAGCTGAGTAGAGTGAGGTGTTGGTTTTAATCGCCTTTACTAATATATCTTGTTTGGGGTGCTGTCCTAGGCTATGTACAAAGTCTGCCACGCTCTGCATGGATATTTGCTGCCAGTCAACAAGCTGCGGGGCTTGAATATAGGCCTCGACTTTCTGCGCGTCTTCGCTTAAAGGCTGGTTTAGGGTGCGTTTAACCAATGCGTTAAACTGCGCAAGCTGCGACTGATTGGGAACAAACGAATAAGGATTGTCAGGCAGAGTTTGTGCATTTTCAGTATCTTCAGCAACAGACTGACCTAGCGCATCAACAATAATCTCTAAAAAATGATTTCTGGCAGCGGCAACTACCAAACCTTGCTCGTCAAGCGGTAGTTTCACAAACCAAATGTAGTGCTGCGTAGAAGCATTTTTATTCCAAAAGACGATACCAAACCACGCGTGTTGCTGACGAGGGAAGGGCGCGTAAGCAGTGCCATTTTCTATTTCTAGAAAGGTTTGGCTATCTGTGGGTTCAAGACGACGACCTAAATCAAAAACTTGATATTCAGTGCCTGCTTGTAACAAAAACTCGCTGATAGAATTGATACTGTTAGCGCTCATAACTCATTCCAAAATACTGCTTTAACCAAAATTTGCCAGGCTGTCACATCTATTAAGGGGAGCAAGTCGATGAGATACCGCCAACAAAGTCAGATAATGGTATCACAGCAACAGAATTTCAACGATAAGGCAGGCAGACTTATGTTGACCTTTTGCCCCTGATATACTGCGCGCTTCGAAATAGAAGTGTTTTTTACGGAGTTGCTGTGAGTAAAGTGAATAGTGTCTGTCATATTGCACTTGGTAGGGCATTAGAGCAGTTAGAAACTGCTATGAAACAAGAGGGTGTTTGGCCTAAGAAAATGCCTTCTGAGCAAGAACTCAAAAATGCCATGGAAAGCTCAGTTCCTTTTGCAGTCGGCTGTTTAGCGTTTGAGAGTTGGTTGGCTTTTATTTTTATCCCCAAAATGCGCATTTTGTTAACGCAGGAAAAGCCTTTACCGCCCATGCAAATTACGCCTGCAGCAGAAATATACCTATCATCGGCGCACCAGCGCACTCTTTCCCAGCTACAAATCATTGATAACATTACCAATGAAGACATTGGGTGAACAAGCACAACGCACAATGCAGAACGATTTAAAAAGGCCAATTAACTGTGTATTCAGATGAGCAAATAATAGGAAAGGTAGGCGACGGTGAGAAAGATAGTGTTAACGCTCTTCATTTACCCGTGTTGTATCAAGATGAACATATCATAGCAATCGAGAAGCCGCCGGGTTTGCTTGTGCACAGAAGTCCAATTGATAAGCATGAAACTGTGTTTGCCGTGCAGACATTGAGAGATCAAATTGGCCAGCACGTATACCCAGCTCACCGATTAGACCGACCCACATCAGGTGTGCTGGTGTTTAGCTTTAGCTCAGAAATTGCAGCAAAGCTTGGGCAGCAGATGATGGACAAGCAGGTTGTAAAAACGTATCACGCTATAGTTCGCGGTTTTGTGCATCACACAGGGTATATCGATTACGCCCTAAAATACCGCTACGACAAAATTGCCGACAAGCATAAGCGCCCGCAGCAGCCGCCACAACCTGCATCAACTATGTATGAGTCAGTAGCAAAGTTCGAAGTGCCTGAGCCTGTGGGCAAATACCAAAGTGCACGATATTCGCTCGTTAAGCTTTCTCCTAGTACCGGTCGCAAGCATCAGCTTCGTAGACACATGGTCCACATTCGTCACCCTATTATTGGCGACACAACCCACGGTGACGGCAAACAAAACAAATTCGCTAAGCAGCACTTTAATTTTAATAATTTGGCCTTAAGTTGTACTCATATGGGTTTTTCTCATCCTGTCACTGGAAAGTGGGTAACGATTAATTCACAGATGCACAGTGAAATGCGACTATGGCTCGAAAAATTAGCGCCGTTCTGTGTTTAGGTTGATAAAATAGTGAGAATTTCCGCCTGTCGACTAAGGCGACAATCATTGGTTTAAGAGGTAAAAATGGCAACATTGAAAATTATTGCGGGTACAGTTTACGGCAACGCGCAACACGTAGCTGAGCAGGTGGAAGAGAACTTAGCTGAACAGGGCGTAGATTGCTCACTGGAAAGCGACCCTTCGGTGGCAGATTTCACTGATGCAGACGCACTTCTAATTATCACTTCTACAACGGGGCAGGGCGATGTGCCACCTAACTTAGAGTTTGTGTTTTCAGATTTGAAAGACGAATCGCCTGTGTTAAGCGGCAAGCCATTCGCTGTGGCTGCGCTTGGCGATAGTAGCTATGGAGAAAGTTTCTGTGGTGCAGGAAAACAGTTTCATACGTTGCTTACCGAACTACAAGGTAACGCCGTTGCCGATATGTTAGAAGTTGACGCGATTGAAACTCTAGAGCCTGAAAAAGACGTTGTAGAGTGGGTCAATACCATTAAAGATAAGCTGTTGGCTTAAGTTTTAGACATGTTGTGATTAGCAAAAGAAAGAGGCGCATAAGCGCCTCTTTTAGTTTGTGATTCTTTTAGCATTTGGCTCGGCTAATTGAAATTAACCTGAGCCGTTAGCAATACGCCTGAAATAATGTTTATTCCACGCCGCGAAGTAGCGCGTTGATACCTACTTTCGCGCGTGTCTTCGCATCTACTTTCTTCACGATAATAGCGGCGTAAAGGCTGTATTTACCATCTGCGCTTGGCAGGTTGCCCGCCACGACTACTGAACCTGCTGGTACGCGGCCATAGTGAACTTCACCGGTTTCGCGGTCATAAATACGAGTGCTCTGACCGATGTAAACGCCCATTGAAATAACAGAACCTTCTTCAACAATCACGCCTTCTACTATTTCAGAACGCGCGCCGATAAAGCAGTTATCTTCAATAATGGTAGGGTTTGCTTGAAGCGGTTCTAATACACCACCAATGCCCACACCACCTGAAAGGTGAACATTCTTACCAATTTGCGCACACGAGCCTACCGTCGCCCATGTATCAACCATAGTGCCTTCGTCTACAAACGCACCAATGTTTACGTAAGAAGGCATAACAACCGCGTTCTTGCCTACGAATGTACCGGTACGCACCGCTGCTGGTGGAACAATACGCGCGCCGTCGGCCGCAAACTGTTCAGCCGTATAGTTTGTGTACTTAAGCGGTACTTTGTCATAAAACTTACTTTCAGCGCCTTCAATTACATCGTTATTGTGAAGGCGGAAGAAAAGTAAAACCGCTTTTTTAAGCCATTGATGGACTACCCATTCGCCAGCAATTTTTTCAGCAACGCGCGCTTTACCCGTATTTAAAAGGTCAATAGCTTGTGCTACTGCATCTCTTACTTCATCGGGTGCCGATGAGGGGCTAATGCTATCGCGATTTTCGAAGGCGTCTTCAATGATGGCTTTCAATTCATTCATGGTATTGTGATATCTTCAAGTTGGTCGAGTTTAAACAGGATCCGCTTTTTAAGGCTTACCTGCTGTTCTTGGGTTAATGCTTTGCCAGCCTCATTGCTGACGATAAAAATATCTTCAGCTCGCTCGCCTATAGTGGCAATTTTCGCAAGCTTCAGCGTCATGTTTGTATCAACGAATGCATGGCCAATTTTAGCTAAAATACCTGGAGCGTCCAGAGCTTCTAACTCAATGAGTGTAGCTTCATCGTTGATATTAAAAAATCGCACCTTGGTAGGTACGTCGAGTTGTTTCATCTGTCGAGGTAGTTTTCGTTTATTTTCGTGCGAACGCCCAGGTTTTTCAAGTTGAGCGGAAATAGCATTCTCAATAGATAGGATACGAGATTCAGAGCTTATACGACTGCCGTCGTTTTCAAGAATAAGCATGCTGTCGAACACATAACCGTCTCTGGTAACGGTAACGTGGGCGTCGTGAATTGAACAGTTGCGACTGTCTAATACTGAAGCGACTTGCGCAAACAAGGCTTTTCTGTCTTTGCCGTAAACAAACACTTCTGTGCCGCCTTTTGCACTATTATCATTAGCCTTAACTAACAAGCCATTATGCTCAGGTGTAAGCCATTCATTCTGCGCTTTTATAATTTCATCCGTATGCCAGGCAATTTGTGTCGGCTTGAAGCGAACGAAGTAGTCATCGTCGAGACGGGCCCATAGAGCATCAATTGCAACTGGGTCGATAGCACGTTCTTGCA
It contains:
- the dapD gene encoding 2,3,4,5-tetrahydropyridine-2,6-dicarboxylate N-succinyltransferase encodes the protein MNELKAIIEDAFENRDSISPSSAPDEVRDAVAQAIDLLNTGKARVAEKIAGEWVVHQWLKKAVLLFFRLHNNDVIEGAESKFYDKVPLKYTNYTAEQFAADGARIVPPAAVRTGTFVGKNAVVMPSYVNIGAFVDEGTMVDTWATVGSCAQIGKNVHLSGGVGIGGVLEPLQANPTIIEDNCFIGARSEIVEGVIVEEGSVISMGVYIGQSTRIYDRETGEVHYGRVPAGSVVVAGNLPSADGKYSLYAAIIVKKVDAKTRAKVGINALLRGVE
- a CDS encoding DUF3549 family protein, giving the protein MSANSINSISEFLLQAGTEYQVFDLGRRLEPTDSQTFLEIENGTAYAPFPRQQHAWFGIVFWNKNASTQHYIWFVKLPLDEQGLVVAAARNHFLEIIVDALGQSVAEDTENAQTLPDNPYSFVPNQSQLAQFNALVKRTLNQPLSEDAQKVEAYIQAPQLVDWQQISMQSVADFVHSLGQHPKQDILVKAIKTNTSLYSAVFLDTLMEMSESISLPENLLAAYLIEIDKSDDINLAALRGTSDGTFNPIINNKLLELLKGEKSQRLDILSVIAARHFEQMEPLLLSAFLEQAANVDEKEGHQGALFAGFFSDLVQIPKLRRQVLTLLRSNANSQVLSNAFHQLFAQARK
- a CDS encoding DUF3301 domain-containing protein; the protein is MTLLELVVWMVIGFTGYQFWRIRAISEQTNTYLKQYCDKHGLQLLSVARARTRFSFKYGKPDWHSVFNFEFSSNGEDRYTGEVELIGVKVVRTEVPPHRV
- a CDS encoding flavodoxin domain-containing protein; this encodes MATLKIIAGTVYGNAQHVAEQVEENLAEQGVDCSLESDPSVADFTDADALLIITSTTGQGDVPPNLEFVFSDLKDESPVLSGKPFAVAALGDSSYGESFCGAGKQFHTLLTELQGNAVADMLEVDAIETLEPEKDVVEWVNTIKDKLLA
- the truC gene encoding tRNA pseudouridine(65) synthase TruC; protein product: MIGKVGDGEKDSVNALHLPVLYQDEHIIAIEKPPGLLVHRSPIDKHETVFAVQTLRDQIGQHVYPAHRLDRPTSGVLVFSFSSEIAAKLGQQMMDKQVVKTYHAIVRGFVHHTGYIDYALKYRYDKIADKHKRPQQPPQPASTMYESVAKFEVPEPVGKYQSARYSLVKLSPSTGRKHQLRRHMVHIRHPIIGDTTHGDGKQNKFAKQHFNFNNLALSCTHMGFSHPVTGKWVTINSQMHSEMRLWLEKLAPFCV
- a CDS encoding YqcC family protein — translated: MSKVNSVCHIALGRALEQLETAMKQEGVWPKKMPSEQELKNAMESSVPFAVGCLAFESWLAFIFIPKMRILLTQEKPLPPMQITPAAEIYLSSAHQRTLSQLQIIDNITNEDIG